The DNA sequence GGAGCAAGAATATCCAAAAATTTCTCAACTTTCTCTTTTTAGCTGACCTATGAAATAGAAAAGTTATTCCTATAATTTTTAAAAAAAGGAGCGACAAAATGCCTTATCTACCAAAAGAAAAAATTGCTGAAATAAGAAAAGAACTTAAAAAAACCTTTCCGTTTATAAAATTCTCTGTTAAACAAAAGCCAAAATCTTCCGGTGTTGATATAGTTATAAAAAGTAGTAAAAAAATAAACTTTGGCGATATGCTCGTTGGTGAGTTTTATCCAAAAAAAAGTATCAATCATTATTATATTATGCCTCGTTATTTTAATTCGTTTCCTAAGCAGGCTCTTATTTTGGAACAAATAAAAGAAATTGTTGCAAGAATAGGGGGATTAAAAACGGAATACGAAGATGTTGATTATGGAAGTGTTCCTACATTTTATTTAGCAATCTCCATAGGCTCTCTTAAAGAGCCGTATATTTTTGAAGACGGATACCCTCTTAAAGTAGAACAGCTTATTCCACTTGAAAATATCCCGGTAGGTGAGAAAGTTTCGGAAGATGAAATAAGGCTTAATAATCCAAATGCAATGAGGGTTAATTTCTTAAACGATTTAAACGCTTTTCTTACCGCAAATGGAATTAAATTTGGTGACCTTCAAATCAGTTTCTATACCGACCCTGAACATAAAAGATTGATTTTTAAAGTGGATAATTATACTCACGCAAGGGAAAAACTCTTTGAGTTTTTAAATGATTTTCATTACAGATTAAAAAACCCTACCGGAAATCAGGAATATATAGAACTTGATGATACTTATCTCGTTGCAGAATATAACTTAAAACAAGAAAAGAAAAAAATTGAGGAGGATATAAACTATTTTTATTTAACTAAAGCATTTGGTTTTCTTAGAAAAGGAGAAATGATTGATTTAGAAGTTAAAAGACTTATAAACGATGTATTTTGGGATAATCAAAAACTAAGAGACGACCTCATCGAAAAAGTTGAAAGTTATCAAAAAAACAAACTTGAAAACTCAAACGGAATTTCACTTTCTCTCTAAACTCCCCCTTTTTCTCCTTTGCAATAGAAAAGTTTGTTTTATAATTGTCGCAGTAACTAAATAGGAGTAAAAAATGTTATGTACTTATAACGGATTGGAAGTAATTCCAAACATTAATTTAAAATTTGTAAAAAATTTTGCAAATCAAAAAGAGCTTGAAAGATATGCAAATAGCAATTGTGTTGAAATTAGAAAAGCCGTTGCAAGCAGCTACAACGTTCCTGTGACTTTACTTGCAAAACTTGCAAAAGACCCTGACGTTGAGGTAAAAAAATCGGTAGCAATCAATCCGAATACACCAAGTTATATACTCGCAAAACTTGCAAAAGACCCTGATAGCGAAGTTAGAGAGTTAGTTTTGTATAATTTAAATACGCCAGAGTTTGTTATAAAACATCTTACAAACGACCCTGATAAAAAAGTTAGGGAGGAGGCTAAAAGTATGCTTAGAATTTTAAATAGCTAAATAGAAGTGAAAGGAGTAAAAATGAAAGAAAAAATAACCTTTGGTGAGCTTTTAAATTATTATAATTCAGATAATAACTATGTCGTTTTAGATAAAATGGAAACTAAAAAAGCAGTATATCTACCAAATTGTGTTTATTTTGATAAAGAAGATTTAGAGAAATTTAAAGAAAAGTTTGATATTGATGTAAAGAAATTATATTTTGATGAAAAAAATCTTTTTTCCGTAATTGAAAAAATTGAGGAACAAAATGAAGAAAAAGCCGAAGAGATTAAAGATTTTTTAAGAGAATTACCTTATTTGCCTCAGTATAAGCCGGGCTATTATTGCGAAGATATAATCGCTCAAGAGGATTTGGAAGGACTTGGCGATGTTATTGTTTTAGATTTAAGTAACGGGATTTTAAATGCACCGGAAGATTTTAATGATGTAATGGAAAATTATTATTTTTGGTGGGACGGAAAAAATTGGAATTCTTCAGAAATAGGTTATATGGATGAGGTTTATGCGGAAGAAATAGATAGCAGAAAAGATAACAATCTTATTTATACTTATTATAAGGCTTTTAATAATCTAAGGTTTAGAGTAATTGACACTCCTTACATTGAAAGTTTGCCTGAGATTGATACGGAATGGGGTGATTGGGAAAAAATTGAAGAGAAACTTGGTAATATTAATCGTTATATTCGAAAACTATCTCTTAAAACAGAACTTATTAATAACGATAAAGGATTTTTTTATCTCACCGAAACATATCAAGACTATAAAAAAGGGATTTTATCGTTTGACGATTTAGAAATGATTATACAAAAATCCGATATAAAAGATAATATAAAAAAATCACTTATTGACACTTTAAACCCAAATAGTGTAGATAACTCTCCTTCAAATTCTCCGACTATCTAAATTTTTCTCTTTTTTTTATTTTTTCTCCTTTTAAGTAGAAAAGTTGTCTTTATAATTGTAGAAAATCAAAAAAAGGAGTCAAAAAATGAGTGAAGTAACAGAAAGAAAACCATTTGGTAGAGTAATTTTATCTTATTCAAACAAAGATAAAACTCGTATCGGTAATCCGAATTATATCGGTAGAGAGCTGTTTAACCCGGCTGAGGCAGTTTTTACACAGAAAATTGAAGATACAATTCCGGAACTTAGAGAACTTATTAATAAAGCAGAAGAGCCTATCGGGGGAGAAGTGTTAAAAGTTCTTGACACAATCTCTATTAATGATATGGCTTTTTTCACCATTGGTGAGAATGGCTATATTTCAGTAATCGACAAAAGAATCAATAAACCGGTAAAGACATACGAAGTTGAGCTTGACAAAAACGGCAGAATTACTACAACTATTAAACAAGAAGTTGATGCAAACCTACAAATTATTCAACCAAAAATCGAAAAAGAGAAAGTTGAAGAGTTTGCCATAAATACCGCAAACGTTTTTGCAGACTTAAGAAAACACGTTGATACTCACGCATTTGTAGCGGAGTTAAAAAAACATAATCTTATTGGAGAAAACGGAGCGGTTGAGCTTGATACGCTTGCAAAAGCCTTTCAATTTATTCAAGCGGTTATTAAAGCCGCAGAAAGTAACCCTGACGAGTTTATTGCGGCATTTAACGAGAAGTTTCAAACAAACGTTAAAACTCTTGCAGAGATTAAAGAGAAGTTTAATTACTTCGTATTAACGGGGCTAAAACTAAATGATGTCCTAAAAGTTGCATTTACGCTTGAAAAAATGAAAGGTAAAACTCAGGAAGAAATTGACAATATTCTTAAAGATTATAGCGAACAAGACAGATTTTTTCTAAAATCTCTTGCGGAAGCATTGCAAGAACTTATGGACTTGAGTGTCAGAAAAGCGAACTATATCAAAGTTGCTTACAACGCAAATGGGCAAATTGTTTTATTTGACAATAAGACACTTAATAGTATTGGAAACGGAGAGATTCATAGTGACCTTGGATTTGCGGAACTGACAAAAGAGGTAAGAGAAGCATTCGCTACAATCGAGAAATATCATAGAAAAGCACAAGATGAAGATTGTCCTACTCTTGAGGAAGCTCAAGAGGCTGAAAATATTTTAAGGGCAGCTATTGAAGAGCTAACAAAAGAGGATAACTCACTTTACGTTGAAAAAGTTGTGTTGCCTACAATTAGAGAGGCAGACGTTGTAAGTCTTGGAGGTGATGACCATAATGCTCTAAAAGCGTTTCAAGTGCTCTTTGATTTTTATATGAAAAAAACTTTTAAACAATTTATAGAGAATAAAAAAGATGCGCTATATAGTGATGAAGTACTTCTTACAAAACCCGGGGACGACGGGAAAAGACGCCTTAGATACAACTCATATGCGACACTTGAAAAATACGGAATTGATATTCCTGAGGAATTAAAAGATAAAAAAATAGATAGTTATGTAATTGTCGCTAAATTGCCAACCATTCCGTCATATAGTAACGACTTTTATCTTAAAACAAAAAGTGCGATAATCGGTAATGTCTATATGGCAGGCGATAAAATTGTTGATATTAAGTCCGGAACAGCTTACTCACAATACCTTAAAACATACGCAAAACTTGGAAATGTGCTTTTGGGTATCGCAAATCTTGAAGACCCGAAAAAAGCAAAAGACTATGCTATTGAGTTAAATAACATTATCAAGTTTCAGGTAAGAACACGCGACGGAATTAAGCCGCTTGAGAATGTTTCAAGTGAATACAAGAAGTTTATCAAAGCTATTGAGAAACCTATCTTAAGAACGCTACAAAAAGCATTAAATGACGGGAATATCGAAGAGGCTAAAAAGATTATAGAAAATGCTGGAAATGCGCCAGCTAAAACACCTGTAAAGGTACTAAGTGAGTTTTTAAAAGCATACGAAACATACGCAAAAACAAATAGCATTTATACTAACAATACTATCGCTTTTGCATTAAAGAGTAAAAATGTAGTGAATGCGTTAAAAAGCGGTAAAGATTTTGAAGAACTAAAAGAGAGCTTAACTAAAAACGAAAGAAAACTTTTTGGTACGTTTAAGTCAAGATTTTTTGTTTTAAAAGATGCAATTATTACTACACTTGAAAATGACAAACTAAAAATTGCAGAAATGGACGGAATTGATGAAGAGAAAAAACAATATCTCGATATTGAGTCTGTTGCTAAAAATATGAGTTTCATTCTCAATGGTAATGTTAAAGGAAAACTTTATTACACAAAAACAGAAAACAATCAATTGATTATCAATCCGTATTTAAGTGCAAACGGGTTTATAACCGGGGTTGATAATCCTGTTGAAGCGAAAACAGAATTCGGCATTACAAATTATACGCTTAACAAAGAAGTTTATAACACTATAATGCAAAGACTCGATGAATTTACAAACAATAATATGTTTATCTTGCAAAAGAAAAACGAAGAAACAAAAAAACTTATCGAACAAAACAAAGCGGCGTATGCGAATACGCAAGGAATTTTCGGAGACAAAGCTCTTGGAAATAAAGTAAAAGTTCAGTTAGGAGACATTGCGCCTACTGAGGTTAATATAAATGTTTCGGAAAAACCTCAAAATGATATTCCTGCTGAGGTTGAAGAGTTGCCAACTCAATATGAGGTAACTGATGCCGATATTGACATTGAACTTGATAACGACGATAACATACCTCAACCGGGTGAAGACGAAGATATTGACATTTTGCAAGTAGCAATAAACGAAAAAGAAAATACGCAAGCTCCAAACCCGATAAATAGTCTTTAATTTCTTCAACTCCTCGATATTTATCGGGGAGTGTTGAAATTGCTATAAAAAATTTCTATAATAATATTTAGCGGAAAACAAACGGAAAAACGAAAAAAAGAAAAGAAAAAGGACGGCTATGACTTTGTTGTTTAAGAAAGATTCAGTTTATCTTCCTGAACTTTTACAAATAGTTAGACAAACACCAAAAAGCCTTAAGTTACAAGGCACGACACAGGTAATAGAACAGCTACTAAGAGCAGGGTATAAACACTTGCTCTCAATCAAACAAATTGATGAATTAGCGCAATACAAAGATTTCATAACAAATCTTGAAAATACAATTTATTATGATGATATCAAAGATATTATGATACCCCGTCCGGTTTTGAATGAATATTTTAATAAGGACTATTTAGTCCCTAAAAAATTGCCTGATGTGGCAATTAACAGACATTTTTTAATCGAGGAATTAATAGAGCCCTTGAGAAATAAGGGGGTGGTGAATTATCTTGGTATTAAACCCAGCAGAGATGATATAAAATTTTATGATGATATTGTTAAGGTCAAAAGAAAAGGTAAAATTTTACATTTTGGTGTTTGGTATTAGTATTAGAGGAGGGGAGAGATGACTTTTAGAGGACATATTATACTTGCTACAAGTGTATCTTTACCTTTTATAAATGCAATTTTTCCTTATCCTTCAGCTCAGTTTTATTATGCTATTGCAGGAGTGATTTTAGGTGCGCTTCTGCCTGATATAGACGAACCGGGTAGTTATATAGGTAGAAAAATCCCCATTATTTCTTTTCTGATAAGTTTTTTTGTTAAACATCGAGGTTTTACTCATACGATATTTTTTGCTCTTATACCTATCTTATTTGCCTTTTTAGTGCCGTATTGTTATTTTTGTTACAATAGTTTTTATAATTTTAATATTTTTTATTTGCAGATATTTTTATTTTTTATTGGTGTAGGGTGTATTTTGCACGATATAGGGGATATGCTTACGAAAAGCTGTGTAAAGTTCTTTTACCCTATCTCAAACAAAACTATTTGTATAGCTCCCAAAAGTTTAAGGTTTAGAACGGGGAGCATTGAAGAAAACATCGTAGTACTTATTCTTTTTGTATTGCTTACAACCGAAATATCTTTAATTGTTTAAAGGACTATATATGAAAAAAATCATTATAATAGCTATGTTTTTTTCTTTTTCGTTTTCTTACATTTGCCCTATACATAACTTTGAGTCAAATTCATTCTCACAAAAAGCCACAACCTCATCGGTTATACAAAATCATAATCAAAAGATACGCAATAGCTTGCAAAATCTTATAAAAAAAGAAAAAGAATTACAAAAAAGACTTAAGAAAAAGCTTGAACTTTCAAAAAAGCTTGAGGTTTTATATAAAAATATCCTTTTGGAGAAAAAAAAGCAAGTATTTATTTTGGATAAAATACAAAAACAGAGTGCTTATGAAATTTTAAAGGAGAAGTAAAATGTATATTGATATATTTAAAGTAAAAAATTACAAAAAAGTCGAAGTTATGGAGGGAATTTACGCCTCAGCCGGGAGTTTTATGCTTGAGATGAGAAATTGTTTAAAAAGAGAGTTCCCGGAAGTGTATTTTGATAATGATGAAACATTGCCGGCAAAAAATATCGGTTGTTTCATTTTCGGACAGCCTGATAAATGGAAGTCTGTCCTTGCAATAAGATATGAAAATGATGATAATAGTAAAGAAACAGCCGATATCATTGTCAGACTTGATAAATATAGATGTCCCGACTCTTTTAAAATAGGGACAATTATAGCGGTTAAAATGACTCTCGAAAAACTTAAAGAAGAGGGGATTATTGAAGATTTTGAAAAAGCAGAGGGATATTATATTGCTTTCTTAGAAAAAGAAAGAGAAAAAATAGAACAGGATAAAGGATTTTTTTATCTCACCGAAACATATCGAGACTATAAAGAAGAAATTTTGACTAAAGATAAATTAAAATATATAGTTTCTCAGGTGTTTGATAATTTTGATATCGAGAAATTTTTAACAAAAGAGCAATATACAATATTAAAAAAACCAACCCGTTCAACTATAAAATAAAAAAATTAATAGTAGAGCTTATTAAAAACAAGAAGGAATTCAAAAAGTGCGATTGTTTTCCAGCCCAATTTTTATTATATAGAATAGAGAAGATTGAAAAAAAATTTAAAGAAAAAGGAGGAAAAGAAGAGGGCTTTTAGCAAATTCAACATATTTTCTTGCTAAAAGAATATATAAAGCAATAGAGCCCACAATCAATAATTAATATAAAATCCATTTAGAAAATGTTACCTTTTCTACGAGGTTATAAGGTTGTTTTAAGTTTAGGGCGTTATAATAATAAAAAAAGGAGCTATAATGGAAACGGTATTTACATTTAATGATTTAAAAGAAATGACAGAAACTTTTTGGGAATTACAAAAAGATTTAAAAGCTATAAGAGAAAAATACCCAACTTGGAAAATCTCAAACAGAACTAAATTGTATAAAAAATATAGAAATTTTGAAGTTCAAGGAGAAAAAATTGTAGATTATGTTAGCGGAAATCATTTATATTTATATAACGTTAAATTTAAAGGACTTGATAATTATTCTTTTCGTTTGGTAGATAATAAATTAATTTTAAATCAGCCGTGTTGTAGTTATGAAGGTAATTTTGTAGTAACAATACAAAATTGCAGTGAAGTTAAAAATAGTCAATTAAAAACTCTTATTGATATTGAAGAGCTTGGTG is a window from the Caminibacter pacificus genome containing:
- a CDS encoding LPD29 domain-containing protein, with the protein product MPYLPKEKIAEIRKELKKTFPFIKFSVKQKPKSSGVDIVIKSSKKINFGDMLVGEFYPKKSINHYYIMPRYFNSFPKQALILEQIKEIVARIGGLKTEYEDVDYGSVPTFYLAISIGSLKEPYIFEDGYPLKVEQLIPLENIPVGEKVSEDEIRLNNPNAMRVNFLNDLNAFLTANGIKFGDLQISFYTDPEHKRLIFKVDNYTHAREKLFEFLNDFHYRLKNPTGNQEYIELDDTYLVAEYNLKQEKKKIEEDINYFYLTKAFGFLRKGEMIDLEVKRLINDVFWDNQKLRDDLIEKVESYQKNKLENSNGISLSL
- a CDS encoding HEAT repeat domain-containing protein → MLCTYNGLEVIPNINLKFVKNFANQKELERYANSNCVEIRKAVASSYNVPVTLLAKLAKDPDVEVKKSVAINPNTPSYILAKLAKDPDSEVRELVLYNLNTPEFVIKHLTNDPDKKVREEAKSMLRILNS
- a CDS encoding metal-dependent hydrolase — translated: MTFRGHIILATSVSLPFINAIFPYPSAQFYYAIAGVILGALLPDIDEPGSYIGRKIPIISFLISFFVKHRGFTHTIFFALIPILFAFLVPYCYFCYNSFYNFNIFYLQIFLFFIGVGCILHDIGDMLTKSCVKFFYPISNKTICIAPKSLRFRTGSIEENIVVLILFVLLTTEISLIV